The Collimonas fungivorans Ter331 genome has a segment encoding these proteins:
- the tatA gene encoding Sec-independent protein translocase subunit TatA — translation MGSFSIWHWLIVLVIVMLVFGTKKIGNMGSDLGKAVKGFKDGVKGEEEKQAADKATIDVAAKEKDKSGN, via the coding sequence ATGGGTTCGTTCAGCATTTGGCACTGGTTGATCGTGCTGGTTATCGTCATGCTGGTGTTTGGCACCAAGAAAATCGGCAACATGGGTTCCGACCTGGGCAAGGCGGTCAAGGGCTTCAAGGATGGCGTCAAGGGCGAGGAAGAAAAGCAGGCCGCCGACAAGGCGACGATTGACGTCGCCGCCAAAGAAAAGGACAAGTCCGGCAACTGA
- a CDS encoding TetR/AcrR family transcriptional regulator, translating to MRKGEMTRAAILDVAITLASRDGLEGLTIGLLAEKMNMSKSGVFAHFGSREDLQIEVVKLYHRQFEQEVFYPSIKEARGLPRLECMFARWIRQVTIEIASGCIYISGAVEYDDRPGEIREQLVTMVQTWQQALHRCALQAIEAGHLRGDTDADQLVYEMYGLILGLHHDARFLKKAGSVERAQKGFDRLIDSYRDTQVDTQATKKSSQTNQKIAAKPAARSIQ from the coding sequence ATGCGTAAAGGCGAAATGACGCGGGCAGCGATTCTCGACGTTGCCATCACGCTGGCGAGCCGTGACGGCCTTGAAGGTCTGACGATCGGCCTGCTGGCTGAAAAAATGAACATGAGCAAATCCGGCGTGTTTGCCCATTTCGGCTCGCGCGAGGATCTGCAGATCGAAGTGGTGAAGCTGTACCACCGCCAGTTCGAGCAGGAAGTGTTCTATCCGAGCATCAAGGAAGCGCGCGGCCTGCCGCGCCTGGAATGCATGTTTGCGCGCTGGATCCGGCAGGTGACGATTGAAATCGCCTCCGGCTGCATCTATATCAGCGGCGCCGTCGAATACGACGACCGGCCCGGCGAAATCCGCGAGCAGCTGGTGACCATGGTGCAGACCTGGCAACAGGCCTTGCATCGCTGCGCGCTGCAGGCAATCGAGGCCGGCCACCTGCGTGGCGACACCGACGCCGACCAGCTGGTCTACGAGATGTACGGCCTGATCCTGGGTTTGCATCACGACGCCCGTTTCCTGAAAAAGGCCGGCAGCGTGGAGCGCGCGCAAAAAGGCTTTGACCGCCTGATCGACAGCTATCGCGATACACAGGTCGATACCCAGGCCACCAAGAAATCCTCGCAAACGAATCAAAAAATCGCTGCCAAGCCGGCAGCTAGATCAATCCAGTAA
- the tatB gene encoding Sec-independent protein translocase protein TatB — MIDIGLTKLALIGVVALVVIGPEKLPTVARMAGSLFGRAQRYINEVKSEVSREIELEELRKMQKDVQEAASDFEQNINNSISETRESLHAAWNDSGTDSAGSFNVEQLAQTLKAKSFRKKKLARTSGVPAWYKQQSGQKARVLSGAARVAKYRPAGQSKASGSFFS; from the coding sequence ATGATCGATATTGGTCTTACTAAACTCGCACTGATCGGCGTCGTTGCACTGGTTGTCATCGGGCCGGAGAAATTGCCGACCGTGGCCCGCATGGCGGGCTCCCTGTTCGGCCGTGCGCAGCGTTACATCAACGAGGTCAAATCCGAAGTCAGCCGCGAGATCGAGCTGGAAGAGCTGCGCAAGATGCAGAAAGACGTGCAGGAAGCAGCCAGCGACTTCGAGCAAAACATCAACAATAGCATCTCGGAGACCAGGGAGTCGCTGCATGCCGCCTGGAACGATAGCGGCACCGATAGCGCCGGCAGCTTTAATGTCGAGCAACTGGCGCAGACGCTCAAGGCCAAGAGTTTTCGCAAGAAAAAACTGGCGCGCACCAGCGGCGTTCCTGCCTGGTACAAACAGCAAAGCGGCCAGAAGGCGCGAGTCCTGTCGGGGGCCGCACGGGTCGCGAAATACCGTCCGGCTGGCCAAAGCAAGGCCTCCGGTTCATTTTTTTCATGA
- a CDS encoding histidine triad nucleotide-binding protein, whose amino-acid sequence MENCIFCKIAAKQIPSKAIYEDDDLIAFHDINPAAPIHFLIVPKQHIPTLADCTEAHAALLGKMALLAPRLAQEQGCGYQLDEQGQASGGYKTIFNVGPDGGQEVYHLHMHVIGGPKPWRGQR is encoded by the coding sequence TTGGAAAATTGTATTTTTTGCAAAATTGCAGCCAAGCAGATTCCCTCGAAAGCGATCTATGAAGACGACGACCTGATCGCTTTCCACGATATCAATCCGGCCGCGCCCATCCATTTCCTGATCGTGCCCAAGCAGCACATCCCGACTTTGGCCGATTGTACTGAGGCGCACGCCGCTTTGTTAGGTAAAATGGCGTTGCTGGCGCCGCGCCTGGCGCAAGAACAGGGCTGCGGTTACCAGCTGGACGAGCAGGGCCAGGCCAGCGGCGGCTACAAGACGATCTTCAACGTCGGGCCTGACGGCGGCCAAGAGGTGTACCATTTGCATATGCACGTCATCGGCGGACCAAAGCCGTGGCGCGGGCAGCGCTGA
- the tatC gene encoding twin-arginine translocase subunit TatC produces the protein MTEEQKTSGVEETFISHLVELRNRIMKASIAVIVVFLCLMPWAAHIYDLLAAPMLAALPVGAKMIATGVITPFLIPVKVTLLLAFVIALPWVLYQLWAFIAPGLYAHEKKLIAPLVISSSLLFIMGVAFCYYLVFGVIFHFINNFAPKSVSVAPDIDSYFDFVMTMFIAFGMTFEVPIVVIVLVRMGLVSVEKLKSIRPYIIVGAFVIAAVVTPPDIMSQLLLAVPLCLLFEIGLLVAPLFVKATQAPAEEAEKTT, from the coding sequence ATGACTGAAGAACAAAAGACCAGCGGCGTCGAAGAGACGTTCATTTCGCATCTGGTGGAATTGCGCAATCGCATCATGAAGGCGTCGATTGCCGTGATCGTGGTGTTCCTGTGCCTGATGCCTTGGGCCGCGCATATCTACGACCTGCTGGCGGCGCCTATGCTGGCCGCCCTGCCGGTGGGCGCCAAGATGATCGCCACCGGCGTCATCACGCCGTTCCTGATCCCGGTCAAGGTGACCTTGCTGCTGGCTTTTGTCATCGCCCTGCCATGGGTGCTGTACCAGCTATGGGCGTTTATCGCGCCGGGCTTGTATGCGCATGAAAAGAAACTGATCGCGCCGCTGGTGATTTCGTCTTCGTTATTGTTCATTATGGGCGTAGCGTTTTGCTACTACCTGGTATTCGGGGTGATTTTTCACTTCATCAACAATTTCGCCCCGAAGTCGGTCTCGGTGGCGCCGGACATCGATAGCTATTTCGACTTCGTGATGACCATGTTCATTGCCTTCGGCATGACGTTTGAAGTGCCTATCGTGGTCATCGTGCTGGTGCGCATGGGCCTGGTGTCGGTGGAAAAGCTGAAGTCGATCCGTCCCTACATCATTGTAGGAGCTTTCGTGATCGCCGCCGTTGTGACGCCGCCGGACATCATGAGCCAGCTGCTGCTGGCCGTGCCGTTATGCCTGTTGTTCGAGATAGGCCTGCTGGTGGCGCCGCTGTTCGTCAAGGCGACCCAGGCGCCGGCGGAAGAAGCGGAAAAAACCACTTGA
- a CDS encoding RNA-binding S4 domain-containing protein, translated as MSKTVEAVRIDKWLWAARFFKTRTLASDAIDNGKVRLNDERTKPAHNLKSGDILAIDNGASVWEVAVLLLSDTRSSAAIAQTLYRETEQSIAKRATLAEDRRFFREPTMQLKGRPTKRDRRLLDKTQS; from the coding sequence ATGAGCAAAACAGTCGAAGCAGTGCGAATCGACAAATGGCTGTGGGCGGCGCGGTTTTTCAAGACCCGCACGCTGGCCAGCGACGCCATCGACAACGGCAAGGTCAGGCTGAACGACGAGCGGACCAAGCCCGCGCACAACCTCAAGAGCGGCGATATCCTGGCAATCGACAACGGCGCCAGCGTGTGGGAGGTGGCGGTACTGCTCCTGAGCGACACCCGCAGCTCGGCGGCGATTGCGCAGACGCTGTACCGGGAAACCGAGCAAAGCATAGCGAAACGCGCAACGCTGGCGGAAGACAGGCGGTTTTTCCGCGAGCCGACCATGCAGCTCAAAGGGCGGCCGACCAAGCGCGACCGCCGTCTGCTGGACAAGACGCAGTCCTGA
- a CDS encoding phosphoribosyl-ATP diphosphatase, with product MSETLKRLAAVIESRKPANGGDPETSYVARLFAKGDDAILKKIGEEATETVMAAKDARVDGDVSHVLYECADLWFHSMIMLAQFNLTPQDVLQELARREGLSGIEEKASRKLSAREQQEADPHKT from the coding sequence ATGAGTGAAACCCTGAAGCGCTTGGCGGCAGTCATCGAGTCGCGCAAGCCGGCTAACGGCGGCGACCCCGAGACGTCGTACGTGGCCCGCCTGTTCGCCAAGGGCGACGACGCGATCCTGAAAAAAATCGGCGAGGAAGCGACGGAAACCGTGATGGCGGCCAAGGATGCGCGGGTGGACGGCGACGTTTCCCACGTGCTGTACGAATGCGCCGACCTGTGGTTCCACTCGATGATCATGCTGGCCCAGTTCAACCTGACGCCGCAAGACGTGCTGCAGGAACTGGCGCGGCGCGAAGGCCTGTCCGGCATCGAAGAGAAGGCCAGCCGCAAGCTGAGCGCGCGTGAGCAGCAAGAAGCCGATCCACACAAGACCTGA
- a CDS encoding acyl-CoA dehydrogenase C-terminal domain-containing protein, whose translation MGQYVAPLRDMQFVMHELLHVEDELKQLPKHAEIDADIINQVLEEGGKFTSQVLFPLNHSGDREGCHHDKATHTVTAPKGFKEAYKQYVEAGWPSLSCDPEFGGQGLPLVINNSFYEMMNSANQAWTMYPGLSHGAYECLHAHGTPEQQALYLPKLVSGEWTGTMCLTEAHCGTDLGMLRSKAEPQADGSYSITGSKIFISAGEHDMSQNILHLVLARLPGAPEGSKGISLFLVPKFLPNADGSLGARNPITCGAIEEKMGIHGNSTCQMNLDGATGWIIGAPHKGLNAMFVFMNAARLGVGMQGLGLTEVAYQNALVYAKDRIQMRSLSGVKAPDKPADPIIVHPDVRRMLLTAKAYAEGARAFCSYVALQLDKELNHPDEQVRKDCADEVALLTPVVKAFITDNAWTATSECMQVYGGHGFIAEWGMEQYVRDARINMIYEGTNTIQSLDLLGRKVLMDNGAKLKKFGAKVQAFIEENGADEALSEFITPLADLGDKVSKLTMEIGMKAFQNPDEAGAAAVPYLRVVGHLVYAYFFAQMAKIALAKQDSGDKFYVSKLATARFYFARLLPETAMLIRQARSGSGSLMALDADLF comes from the coding sequence ATGGGTCAATACGTCGCGCCACTGCGGGATATGCAATTCGTCATGCACGAGCTGCTGCATGTAGAAGATGAACTGAAACAATTGCCGAAGCATGCCGAGATCGATGCCGACATCATCAATCAGGTGCTGGAAGAGGGCGGTAAATTCACCTCCCAGGTACTGTTCCCGCTGAACCATTCCGGCGACCGCGAAGGCTGCCACCACGACAAGGCTACGCACACCGTCACCGCCCCGAAGGGTTTCAAGGAAGCCTACAAGCAGTACGTGGAAGCCGGCTGGCCATCGCTGTCCTGCGATCCTGAATTCGGCGGTCAGGGTTTGCCGCTGGTGATCAACAATTCGTTCTACGAAATGATGAACTCGGCCAACCAGGCCTGGACCATGTATCCGGGCTTGTCGCACGGCGCCTACGAGTGCTTGCACGCACACGGCACGCCAGAGCAGCAAGCCTTGTACCTGCCTAAGCTGGTTTCCGGCGAATGGACCGGCACCATGTGCCTGACCGAAGCGCATTGCGGCACCGACCTCGGCATGCTGCGCTCGAAAGCAGAGCCGCAAGCCGACGGTTCCTACAGCATCACCGGCAGCAAGATTTTCATCTCGGCCGGCGAGCACGACATGTCGCAAAACATCCTGCACCTGGTGCTGGCGCGCCTGCCAGGCGCACCGGAAGGTTCCAAGGGCATCTCGCTGTTCCTGGTGCCGAAGTTCCTGCCGAATGCAGACGGTTCGCTGGGTGCGCGCAATCCGATCACCTGCGGCGCGATCGAAGAAAAAATGGGCATCCACGGCAACTCGACCTGCCAGATGAACCTGGACGGCGCCACCGGCTGGATCATCGGTGCTCCGCACAAGGGCTTGAACGCGATGTTCGTATTCATGAACGCCGCCCGCCTCGGCGTCGGCATGCAAGGCCTGGGTTTGACTGAAGTGGCTTACCAGAACGCGCTGGTGTACGCCAAGGACCGCATCCAGATGCGCAGCCTGTCGGGCGTCAAGGCGCCGGACAAGCCAGCCGATCCGATCATCGTCCATCCTGACGTGCGCCGCATGCTGTTGACGGCAAAAGCGTATGCCGAAGGCGCGCGCGCTTTCTGTTCTTACGTCGCGCTGCAGCTGGACAAGGAACTGAACCACCCGGACGAACAAGTGCGCAAGGACTGCGCCGATGAAGTCGCCCTGCTGACCCCGGTGGTCAAGGCCTTCATCACCGACAACGCCTGGACTGCGACATCGGAATGCATGCAGGTGTACGGCGGCCACGGTTTCATCGCCGAATGGGGCATGGAGCAGTATGTGCGCGACGCCCGCATCAACATGATCTACGAAGGCACCAACACCATCCAGTCGCTCGACCTGCTGGGCCGCAAGGTATTGATGGACAATGGCGCCAAGCTGAAGAAATTCGGCGCCAAGGTGCAAGCCTTCATCGAAGAAAACGGCGCCGACGAAGCCTTGTCGGAATTCATCACGCCGCTGGCCGACCTCGGCGACAAGGTCAGCAAGCTGACCATGGAAATCGGCATGAAGGCTTTCCAGAATCCGGACGAAGCCGGTGCGGCAGCCGTTCCTTACCTGCGCGTAGTCGGCCACTTGGTCTACGCCTACTTCTTTGCGCAAATGGCAAAGATCGCGCTCGCCAAGCAAGACTCGGGCGACAAGTTCTACGTTTCCAAGCTGGCCACCGCACGTTTCTATTTCGCGCGCCTGCTGCCGGAAACCGCAATGCTGATTCGCCAGGCACGTTCCGGCTCGGGTAGCCTGATGGCGCTGGATGCGGATTTGTTCTAA
- a CDS encoding Nif3-like dinuclear metal center hexameric protein, translating to MDRIELAKYLAEALNITQFRDYCPNGLQVEGRAEIRRLVTGVTASLALLEAAADSGADAILVHHGYFWRGEDARVVGPKHKRLKLLLAHDINLFAYHLPLDAHPEFGNNVQLAQQLGLAPHGRFGDDSLGWLGSAVDPQVSTVGDLANVIERRLQRAPVLIGDPSQPLGQIAWCTGAAQSLLGDAIAAGAGVYISGEISEPTVHLARETGVAYLAAGHHATERYGVQALGRHLAERFGLQHQFIDIDNPV from the coding sequence GTGGATCGTATTGAACTGGCGAAATATCTTGCCGAAGCGTTAAATATTACACAGTTCCGTGATTATTGCCCAAATGGCCTGCAGGTGGAAGGACGCGCTGAAATTAGGCGCCTGGTGACAGGCGTCACCGCCAGCCTCGCCCTGCTGGAAGCGGCCGCGGACAGCGGTGCAGACGCGATCCTGGTGCACCACGGTTATTTTTGGCGCGGCGAAGATGCGCGCGTCGTCGGCCCTAAACACAAACGCCTGAAATTGCTGCTGGCGCACGACATCAACCTGTTTGCCTACCACCTGCCGCTCGATGCCCACCCGGAATTCGGCAACAATGTGCAGCTGGCGCAACAACTGGGCCTGGCGCCGCACGGGCGCTTCGGCGACGACAGCCTGGGCTGGCTGGGGAGCGCCGTCGATCCGCAGGTAAGCACCGTGGGCGACCTGGCGAATGTGATCGAGCGCCGGCTGCAGCGCGCCCCGGTCCTGATCGGCGATCCGTCCCAGCCGCTGGGGCAAATCGCCTGGTGCACCGGCGCCGCGCAAAGCCTGCTGGGCGATGCGATTGCCGCCGGCGCCGGGGTCTACATCAGCGGCGAGATTTCCGAGCCGACCGTGCACCTGGCGCGCGAAACCGGCGTGGCTTACCTGGCGGCCGGCCATCACGCCACCGAGCGTTACGGCGTGCAAGCGCTGGGCCGCCACCTGGCCGAACGTTTCGGCCTGCAGCATCAATTCATCGACATCGACAATCCGGTTTAA
- a CDS encoding Do family serine endopeptidase produces MRRFWLLFAQTITIGLAIWFIVTTLKPDWLNGALTSSPLHIAASKVPLQEATPGTPTPGSYRQAAQRAMPSVVNVFTSKDAKPVTPDMPEDPLLRKFFGDRGDDADDKQSSLGSGVIVSAQGYILTNNHVVEAADEIEVALADGRTTTAKVVGTDPETDLAVIKIELPNLPAVTLGRADQASVGDVVLAIGNPFGVGQTVTMGIISALGRSHLGINQFENFIQTDAAINPGNSGGALIDTNGNLIGINTAIYSRTGGSLGIGFAVPMTTAKTVMESIINTGHMVRGYIGVEPQDITPELAESFGLNRSTGAIIAGVIKNGPADKAGLKPGDILVAIEGKPIADSTDMTNLIAQLQPGSKAKLTVLRKTQETTVEAVIGKRPPMKREPE; encoded by the coding sequence ATGCGACGTTTCTGGCTGTTATTTGCGCAAACCATCACCATCGGTTTAGCGATCTGGTTCATTGTAACGACCTTGAAGCCGGATTGGCTAAACGGCGCCTTGACCAGTTCGCCGCTGCATATCGCCGCCTCCAAGGTGCCGCTGCAGGAAGCCACGCCGGGCACGCCGACGCCGGGTTCCTACCGCCAGGCTGCGCAGCGCGCCATGCCGTCGGTGGTGAACGTGTTCACCAGCAAGGACGCCAAGCCGGTCACCCCCGACATGCCGGAAGATCCGCTGCTGCGGAAGTTCTTCGGCGACCGCGGCGACGATGCCGATGACAAGCAGTCCAGCCTGGGCTCGGGCGTCATCGTCAGCGCCCAGGGTTATATCCTGACCAATAACCATGTGGTGGAAGCCGCCGACGAAATCGAAGTGGCGCTGGCCGACGGCCGCACCACTACTGCCAAGGTAGTCGGCACCGATCCTGAAACCGACCTGGCCGTGATCAAGATCGAGCTGCCGAACCTGCCTGCGGTGACGCTGGGCCGCGCTGACCAGGCCAGCGTCGGCGACGTCGTGCTGGCGATCGGCAATCCGTTCGGGGTCGGCCAGACGGTGACCATGGGGATCATTTCGGCGCTGGGTCGCAGCCATCTCGGCATCAACCAGTTCGAGAACTTCATCCAGACCGATGCTGCGATCAACCCCGGCAATTCCGGCGGCGCCCTGATCGACACCAACGGCAACCTGATCGGCATCAACACCGCGATCTATTCGCGCACCGGCGGTTCGCTCGGGATCGGTTTCGCCGTGCCGATGACGACCGCCAAGACCGTGATGGAATCGATCATCAATACCGGCCACATGGTGCGCGGTTATATCGGCGTCGAACCGCAGGACATCACGCCCGAACTGGCCGAGAGCTTCGGCCTGAACCGCAGCACCGGCGCCATCATCGCCGGCGTGATCAAGAACGGCCCGGCCGACAAGGCCGGCCTGAAACCGGGCGACATCCTGGTGGCGATCGAAGGCAAGCCGATCGCCGACAGCACCGACATGACCAACCTGATCGCCCAGTTGCAGCCCGGCAGCAAAGCCAAGCTGACGGTATTGCGCAAGACCCAGGAAACCACGGTAGAAGCCGTTATCGGCAAGCGGCCGCCGATGAAGCGCGAGCCAGAATAA
- a CDS encoding DUF2461 domain-containing protein, whose translation MHVRDLTQYLAELAENNNRAWFVMNKPRYDILRAEFLELVVRLIAQVSKFDPAIAGCNPKKALFRINRDMRFSHDKSPYKSYFSASITASGLKKPSQGGGPAYYFHIDASGTLLIAGGEYMPPADRLRAIRQQVVADAKGFGKVLKNKKLVETYGDLQTEGQLKRPPKGFDADAPHIEYIKMKNFIVWNEQPLKKMLSDALEKELVSGFKDAYPLVSWLRQIKTPIAE comes from the coding sequence ATGCACGTACGCGATCTGACCCAATACCTCGCCGAGCTGGCGGAGAATAACAACCGGGCCTGGTTTGTCATGAACAAGCCGCGCTACGATATCTTGCGGGCAGAGTTCCTGGAACTGGTGGTGCGCCTGATCGCCCAGGTCAGCAAGTTCGATCCGGCGATCGCCGGCTGCAATCCGAAGAAAGCGCTGTTCCGGATCAACCGCGACATGCGCTTCTCGCACGACAAGAGTCCGTACAAATCCTATTTCTCGGCATCGATCACCGCCAGCGGCCTGAAGAAGCCGAGCCAGGGCGGCGGGCCGGCTTATTATTTCCATATCGACGCCAGCGGCACTCTGCTCATCGCCGGCGGCGAATACATGCCGCCGGCCGACCGCCTGCGGGCGATCCGCCAGCAAGTGGTGGCCGATGCCAAGGGTTTCGGCAAGGTGTTGAAAAACAAGAAACTGGTGGAGACTTACGGCGACCTGCAGACCGAGGGCCAGCTGAAGCGGCCGCCCAAAGGCTTTGACGCCGACGCGCCGCACATCGAATACATCAAGATGAAAAACTTTATCGTCTGGAACGAGCAGCCGCTGAAGAAGATGCTGTCGGACGCGCTGGAGAAAGAGCTGGTGTCCGGCTTTAAAGACGCTTACCCGCTGGTAAGCTGGCTGCGGCAGATCAAGACCCCGATAGCCGAGTAA
- the hisI gene encoding phosphoribosyl-AMP cyclohydrolase: MSTVSWLNKVRWDEHGLVPVIAQELGSNDVLMFAWMNRDALAKTVALGEAVYWSRTRKKLWHKGEESGHVQKVHEIRLDCDEDVVLLKVTQAGDIACHTGRHSCFFQKLESDSKSWETVEPVLKEPDEIYK, from the coding sequence ATGAGCACCGTGAGTTGGTTAAACAAGGTCAGATGGGATGAACACGGCCTGGTGCCGGTGATTGCCCAAGAGCTAGGCTCGAACGATGTCCTGATGTTCGCCTGGATGAACCGCGACGCCCTGGCGAAGACGGTAGCGCTGGGCGAGGCGGTGTACTGGAGCCGCACGCGCAAGAAACTATGGCACAAGGGCGAAGAGTCGGGCCATGTGCAGAAAGTGCACGAAATCCGTCTCGATTGCGACGAAGACGTGGTGCTGCTGAAAGTGACCCAGGCCGGCGACATCGCCTGCCATACCGGCCGCCATTCCTGCTTCTTCCAGAAACTGGAGAGCGACAGCAAGAGCTGGGAAACGGTTGAACCGGTATTGAAAGAGCCGGACGAAATTTACAAGTAA